Proteins encoded in a region of the Cydia splendana chromosome 19, ilCydSple1.2, whole genome shotgun sequence genome:
- the LOC134800043 gene encoding myotubularin-related protein 3 isoform X5 — MRASNAPHRNWFGPEVERLGFTTKGAWRVTAANADYKLCSSYPPLLVVPASIGDEDLDSVARFRAMRRVPAVVWRHRGNGAVIARTSQPEVGWFGWRSSEDERLLAAFVSACNADRGVQPANTNKQTKLLIVDARSYASAVTNRARGGGCECQQYYPFADIQFMSLPNIHHVRRSFLQLRALAAEPSDQANWHSNLERTLWLQYISGVARAASVVARAVLAGRPVLVHCSDGWDRTPQIVAAAQLILDVHYRTLEGFRVLVEREWLDFGHKFADRCGHQFGPEDPNERSPIFLQWLDVVYQLMRQYPCSFEFNEAYLIKLATHVHSCMFGTFLCNTSRERSEARVPETTAQVWELLRAPAYRNHLYSPHHSRSEQVLWPEYGVRSMQLWWGMYCGEREEPDDDQPEPEAVSPPHPPANGLMTKTRSCDNLLSEGEKRTTQRRCSDPSITPDVMKLSSIMAAECDPRRESRALTDSCVDELRPVLDLEPEPRPDQVDGLHPDHFETPRLPRDLASGSSSLERELVGAVDSDHTDNDHEITDNVVDRVIDHDEPVRPAIEVEVSPEGTPEDTAVFVRAFDERGLPEGPQNGSRTRHISITWRSISESSNQSSTGFDLPEPHERSPVTHERSPVTHEMSVTHDGDHEQSPTEELMNHLPQNGVSNGINGVEEIEPKFLEIDLNGSDPGSSGSTSSSSGSPPRRARVASQLTLCPASPRRRCPHCTTSGIETSGESGTSSECWCGVCGGELGAARVRCVCGAPAAHAADPLDGLPPVSDPLQARLHQIILYQKKVVEELTGQLRSAREALRRASPPPAAPARPSPSAPSPTQMTSSGSGRGSASGSSSGSASEVEVGEEARGVVWLPDSAAPRCQYCRNHFWLARRRHHCRRCGGIFCGSCSEMSPWGGCAVRVCRRCRALR; from the exons ATGAGGGCCTCTAACGCCCCACACAGAAACTGGTTCGGCCCTGAA GTGGAAAGACTCGGATTCACGACGAAGGGAGCGTGGCGGGTGACGGCCGCCAACGCCGACTACAAGCTATGTTCCTCCTACCCCCCTCTCCTGGTGGTCCCGGCGTCCATCGGTGATGAAGACCTTGACTCCGTTGCGAG GTTTCGCGCCATGCGTCGGGTCCCCGCCGTGGTGTGGCGGCACCGAGGCAACGGCGCTGTCATCGCGCGGACCTCGCAGCCCGAAGTGGGCTGGTTCGGTTGGCGGTCCTCTGAGGACGAGCGGTTGCTAGCTGCATTTGTCTCCGCCTGTAACGCAGATAGGGGCGTGCAACCAGCTAACACTAACAAG CAAACGAAACTTCTAATAGTGGACGCACGATCATACGCATCAGCAGTAACGAACCGAGCTCGTGGCGGAGGCTGCGAGTGCCAACAATACTACCCGTTCGCAGACATACAGTTCATGAGCCTACCGAACATACATCACGTGCGCCGCTCGTTCCTGCAGCTACGGGCGCTGGCTGCCGAACCTAGCGACCAGGCCAA CTGGCATAGCAACCTAGAACGCACGCTATGGCTCCAATACATCTCAGGCGTAGCGCGAGCGGCCAGCGTAGTGGCCCGAGCAGTGCTCGCCGGACGACCGGTGCTGGTCCACTGTTCGGACGGCTGGGACCGCACGCCGCAGATCGTGGCCGCCGCGCAGCTCATCCTCGACGTGCACTATCGGACGCTTGAG GGTTTCCGAGTACTAGTAGAGCGCGAATGGTTAGACTTCGGTCACAAGTTCGCCGACCGCTGCGGCCACCAGTTCGGTCCCGAAGATCCGAACGAACGCTCGCCAATCTTCCTCCAATGGCTGGACGTCGTGTACCAACTTATGAGGCAGTACCCCTGCAGCTTCGAGTTCAACGAGGCTTATCTG ATAAAACTAGCAACACACGTCCACTCGTGCATGTTCGGCACGTTCCTCTGCAACACGagccgcgagcgaagcgaggcgcGCGTACCCGAAACCACCGCTCAAGTGTGGGAGTTACTACGCGCGCCGGCGTACAGGAACCATCTCTACTCGCCACACCATTCTCGATCTGAACAG GTCCTATGGCCAGAATACGGGGTGCGCTCCATGCAGCTGTGGTGGGGCATGTACTGCGGCGAGCGCGAGGAGCCGGACGACGACCAGCCCGAGCCTGAAGCCGTGTCGCCGCCGCACCCGCCCGCTAACG GGTTAATGACCAAAACAAGATCTTGTGATAATCTTCTAAGTGAAGGAGAGAAAAGGACAACACAACGACGGTGTAGTGACCCCAGTATAACACCTGATGTCAT GAAACTATCAAGCATAATGGCGGCAGAGTGTGATCCGCGGAGAGAATCCCGCGCGCTCACCGACAGCTGTGTGGACGAGCTGCGGCCCGTGCTCGACCTGGAGCCCGAGCCCCGCCCCGACCAG GTGGACGGCCTGCACCCAGACCACTTTGAGACCCCGCGTTTACCACGCGATCTCGCCAGCGGATCCTCCTCGCTCGAGCGCGAGCTGGTCGGCGCCGTCGACTCCGACCACACCGACAACGACCACGAGATCACCGACAACGTCGTCGATCGCGTTATCGACCATGACGAGCCGGTGAGACCGGCGATCGAGGTGGAGGTGTCACCTGAAGGCACGCCAGAGGATACGGCCGTATTTGTTAGAGCGTTCGATGAGCGAGGCTTGCCTGAG GGCCCACAAAACGGCAGCCGAACGCGACACATAAGCATCACGTGGCGATCCATCTCTGAATCCTCTAACCAATCTTCAACCGGTTTCGACCTCCCCGAGCCGCACGAGCGTTCCCCAGTCACTCACGAACGGTCACCGGTCACTCACGAGATGTCGGTCACTCATGATGGTGACCACGAGCAGTCACCGACCGAGGAACTGATGAACCACTTACCACAGAATGGAGTGAGCAACGGAATCAATGGGGTTGAAGAGATCGAGCCTAAATTTTTGGAGATTGATTTGAATG GGAGCGACCCGGGCAGCTCGGGCAGCACGTCGTCGAGCTCGGGGtcgccgccgcggcgcgcgcgcgtGGCCAGCCAGCTCACGCTGTGCCCCGCCAGCCCGCGCCGCCGCTGCCCGCACTGCACCACCA GTGGCATCGAGACGTCAGGCGAGTCCGGTACGAGCTCTGAATGCTGGTGCGGCGTGTGCGGCGGCGAGCTGGGCGCGGCGCGCGTGCGGTGCGTGTGCGGCGCGCCCGCCGCGCACGCCGCCGACCCGCTCGACGGCCTGCCGCCCGTCTCCGACCCGTTGCAGGCGCGCCTGCACCAGATCATACTGTACCAGAAG AAAGTGGTAGAAGAGCTAACCGGGCAGCTCCGGTCAGCGCGGGAGGCGCTACGGCGCGCGTCGCCGCCccccgccgcgccggcgcggccCTCCCCGTCGGCGCCCAGCCCCACGCAG ATGACGAGCAGCGGCAGCGGACGCGGAAGCGCAAGCGGTAGCAGCAGCGGCAGCGCGAGCGAG GTGGAAGTCGGCGAGGAGGCCCGGGGCGTCGTGTGGCTGCCGGACAGCGCCGCGCCGCGCTGCCAGTACTGCCGGAACCACTTCTGGCTGGCCAGGAGACGGCACCACTGCAG AAGATGCGGCGGTATATTCTGCGGCTCTTGCTCCGAGATGTCGCCGTGGGGCGGCTGTGCCGTCCGCGTGTGCCGCCGCTGCCGCGCGCTGCGGTGA